Proteins co-encoded in one Garra rufa chromosome 7, GarRuf1.0, whole genome shotgun sequence genomic window:
- the LOC141339310 gene encoding V-set domain-containing T-cell activation inhibitor 1-like, with translation MWAGLDVHRTDMRTSCCCFYICVFAVLLNKACLQVTVEGKVGGSAVLPCSSTGDSLKNEDVTVYWRHNSSQNVYDIFEGKGSVEKQDSAYKNRAETFPNEYMKGNFSLKLNNLQYNDAGKYVCYITKAHQNPSTQLLVKDGGNHGAATSAGRIVPFFILLYILQYI, from the exons atgtgggcggggttggatgtccaccgaaCCGACATGAGAACCAG TTGCTGCTGCTTCTATATCTGTGTGTTTGCAGTATTATTAAACAAGG CATGTCTGCAGGTCACTGTTGAGGGAAAAGTCGGAGGCTCTGCTGTCTTGCCCTGTTCTTCCACTGGCGAcagccttaaaaatgaagatgtaACAGTTTATTGGAGACATAACAGCAGCCAAAATGTTTATGACATATTTGAAGGTAAAGGATCGGTGGAGAAGCAGGACTCTGCGTACAAGAACAGAGCTGAAACCTTCCCAAATGAGTATATGAAAGGAAACTTCTCGCTCAAACTCAACAACCTTCAATATAATGATGCCGGAAAGTACGTCTGCTACATTACAAAGGCACATCAAAATCCAAGCACGCAGCTTTTGGTCAAAG aCGGAGGAAACCATGGAGCAGCAACAAGTGCGGGGAGGATTGTGCCATTTTTCATTCTACTCTATATTCTGCAATATATTTGA